A genomic segment from Ornithorhynchus anatinus isolate Pmale09 chromosome 16, mOrnAna1.pri.v4, whole genome shotgun sequence encodes:
- the RNASEL gene encoding LOW QUALITY PROTEIN: 2-5A-dependent ribonuclease (The sequence of the model RefSeq protein was modified relative to this genomic sequence to represent the inferred CDS: inserted 1 base in 1 codon; deleted 1 base in 1 codon): MEAKSETASQEVNQKLVEAIKTGNIKEVRELLERGADVHFQVEGGWMPLHLAAQAEKEDIVHLLLEKGAEPCARKKNGATPFIVAAIKGNVNVKLLQYFLSKGSDINERDNNGFTALMEVASYGRKEALEFLYGQGADVNLRRKTSEEKTKLGQGGATALMDAAEXGHLHIVQTLLDQMGADVNVRDNMGRNSLIRTFRKSTTENAESVAGCLLDHHINVNVRDESGKTPLILAVEQKHLSLVQKLLEQNGTDVNDTDKEGKTALLVAVEKQFKDIVCLLCEKGAKTDCGNLISIANRQYNTDLADLLRRYGARENFHCSNTDWSPQSKQWGEQLKHLNRIYRPMIGKLKIFIEKEYKIAETSEGGVYLGFFDGQETAVKIFCDDSERAKKETDCILEWRKNRHLVKHFGTEINNNSKYVCLSLCERNLEEHLKSHRDAGAEFTKDILKSLFKAVQELHQFGFVHQDLHPKNILIDSKDEVCLADFDKSCRFANDQTLVHGDFQALGRLVQYVVTKGEDPFVEKGAAGEPQEVGAGLSEIPDHAETVDLIQILLSPGVARQTQLSDILYHPFFWPCNMRYRFLRDVGNESDIKTRNTENMTLKKLNHNPSESYSKWTSKIDKYVMTKMNKFYKNEKYQYQDKVTDLLKLIRNIGEHIEEEANAGMKALIGDSAQYFQKTFPELVMHVYKNIQNTEFMKHIPNAHNCLLHN; the protein is encoded by the exons ATGGAGGCCAAAAGCGAGACAGCTTCCCAGGAAGTCAATCAGAAACTGGTCGAGGCCATCAAGACAGGCAACATCAAGGAGGTCCGAGAGCTACTGGAAAGAGGAGCCGATGTCCATTTCCAGGTGGAGGGTGGCTGGATGCCACTGCACTTGGCAGCACAAGCAGAAAAGGAAGACATCGTTCACCTTCTGCTTGAAAAAGGGGCTGAACCCTGTGCTAGAAAGAAAAATGGTGCCACTCCCTTCATTGTGGCAGCCATTAAGGGAAATGTG AATGTGAAACTGCTGCAGTATTTCCTTTCAAAGGGGTCAGACATCAATGAGCGGGACAACAATGGCTTCACGGCCCTCATGGAGGTTGCCTCTTATGGGAGGAAGGAGGCCTTGGAATTCTTATACGGACAAGGGGCCGATGTGAACTTAAGACGGAAGACCAGTGAAGAAAAAACAAAGCTGGGTCAAGGAGGAGCAACGGCCCTCATGGATGCAGCCG AGGGCCACCTCCATATTGTGCAAACCCTTCTGGACCAAATGGGGGCTGATGTGAATGTGCGGGATAACATGGGCAGGAACTCCTTGATCCGTACTTTCCGGAAGTCCACAACGGAGAATGCAGAATCTGTTGCAGGCTGCCTGCTGGACCACCACATTAATGTCAATGTGAGAGATGAATCGGGGAAAACCCCTCTGATTCTGGCAGTGGAGCAGAAGCATTTGAGCCTGGTGCAAAAGCTTCTGGAACAGAATGGCACGGATGTCAATGACACAGATAAAGAGGGCAAAACAGCACTGCTCGTTGCTGTCGAGAAGCAGTTCAAAGACATCGTCTGCCTACTTTGTGAAAAGGGAGCGAAAACAGATTGTGGGAATCTTATTTCTATAGCCAACCGGCAATATAACACTGACCTAGCAGACCTGCTTCGCCGATATGGTGCTAGAGAAAATTTCCACTGCTCCAACACAGACTGGAGCCCCCAAAGCAAGCAATGGGGGGAGCAACTGAAACACCTGAACAGGATATATCGTCCCATGATTGGGAAACTCAAGATCTTTATTGAGAAGGAGTATAAGATTGCAGAAACCTCCGAAGGTGGTGTCTACTTGGGGTTCTTTGACGGACAAGAGACAGCTGTGAAAATATTCTGTGATGACAGTGAAAGAGCCAAGAAGGAAACCGACTGTATCCTAGAGTGGCGAAAGAACCGCCATCTTGTAAAGCACTTCGGCACTGAGATAAACAACAATTCTAAGTACGTGTGCCTCTCCCTCTGTGAGAGGAACTTGGAGGAGCACCTGAAAAGTCACAGAGATGCAGGTGCTGAATTCACCAAAGATATTCTCAAGTCCCTGTTTAAGGCAGTGCAAGAATTACATCAGTTTGGATTCGTCCATCAGGACCTGCATCCAAAGAACATCTTGATAG ATTCTAAAGATGAAGTGTGCCTGGCAGATTTTGATAAAAGCTGCAGGTTTGCTAATGATCAGACACTAGTCCATGGTGACTTCCAG GCACTTGGACGACTGGTCCAGTACGTGGTAACCAAAGGAGAGGACCCCTTTGTGGAGAAGGGAGCTGCAGGTGAGCCTCAGGAGGTTGGAGCGGGTCTATCTGAAATCCCGGATCACGCTGAGACGGTGGACCTCATCCAGATACTGCTCTCCCCTGGGGTTGCCAGACAGACTCAGCTGAGTGACATCCTCTACCATCCCTTCTTCTGGCCCTGTAACAT GCGCTACAGGTTCCTAAGGGATGTTGGGAATGAATCGGACATCAAAACTCGGAATACTGAAAACATGACCCTGAAAAAACTGAATCATAATCCTTCTGAGAGTTACTCAAAATGGACTTCGAAG ATTGATAAATATGTGATGactaaaatgaataaattctacaaaaatgaaaaatatcaaTATCAAGATAAAGTGACTGACCTCCTGAAATTAATCCGCAACATAGGCGAGCACATTGAGGAGGAAGCCAATGCAGG AATGAAGGCACTTATCGGGGATTCTGCTCAGTATTTTCAGAAGACCTTTCCTGAGCTGGTGATGCACGTCTACAAGAACATACAGAACACAGAATTCATGAAACATATTCCAAATGCCCACAATTGTCTCCTGCATAACTGA